The Stieleria maiorica genome includes the window CATGCCCGATTCATGCCACTCGCGTCCGTACTCTCCGCCGCCGCGCAAATTGGCCACCGCATAAATCCCTCCGGCATCGACCCAGGCGGCGTTGGCGGGCGAGAACACGGGGGTCAGCGAAACGTTGAACCCGCCGTAGGCATACAGCAAGGTTTGATTGGTGCCGTCCAGTTTGCTGTCTTTGCGACGCGTGATGATGATCGGAATCTTCGTGCCGTCCTTGCTGTCGCAAAAGATCTGTTCGGTGACGAAGGCATCCAAGTCCAGATCGATCTCACTTTGTCGCCACAAAGACGTCGCTTCGGCTGGAGAGTCCTCGGTCAGGTCGACTCGATAGATCGCACCGGGCGTGACGTAATTCGTGAAACTAAAGAACGTCTCGGTAGCGTCCTGGTGACCGCCGAAGCCGCTGACGGTTCCGACACCGGGCAAATCGAAATCGCCGATCGAGGATCCGTCGATCGCGTATCGGCTGACGTGGCTGCGGGCATCGCGGAGAGCGTCGACGTAGAACGTTTCTCCGAACAGGCTGACCGATTCGATCACATCTTCGGACTCACCGATCACTTCTTTCCAATGCTCACGCTGCGGCGCGTTCACGTCGACGGCGATCACGCGTCGCCGCGGAGCCTGGTGATCGGTCAGGAAGTACATTGTGTCTTCGTTCGAACCGATGAAGTCGTATTCGAAATCGAATCCCGTGATCAGGGGCATGATTTCCGAATCGGCATCGCGGAGGTCTTTGACGAAGACTTGCGACTTCGGTTCGCTGCCTTTCCAGTTCTGGATCACCAGGTACCGTCCGTCGTCGGTGACGACCGGCGAGAATCCCCATTTGGGATGATCCGGACGTTTCAGAATCAACGGGTCGTCGCTCTGGTCGGTTCCCAGGGCGTGAAAGTGCAGCCGTTGGTTTTCGTTGGTGCCGGTCAATTCCGATCCGGCATCGGGTTCGTCGTAGCGGGCGTAAAAGAAACCGCTGTTGTCGGGCAACCAAGCGATCGAGCTGAATTTGACCCAATGGACGGCGTCCTCCAGATCCTTGCCGGTGGCTACGTCACGAACTTTCCAGGTCCGCCAATCGCTGCCGCCGTCGGCCAATCCGTAAGCGATCAACGAACCGTCACGTGTCAGCTCGGTACCGGCCAGTGCGACCGTGCCGTCGTCGCTCAACTTGTTCGGGTCGATCAGCACCTGTCGCTCGGCGGACAGCGAATCGGCCATGTAAAGGACGCTTTGGTTCTGCAGCCCGTTGTTGTGGGTATAGAAGTAGCGCTCGCCGCGGCGACTGGGGACGCCATAGCGTTCATAGTTCCAAAGCTTTTCAAGCCGCTGTCGCATCGGTTCGCGCTGGGGAAGCGATTGCAAGTAGGCCTGAGTGACTTCATTTTGTGCCTTGACCCATTGTTCGGTCTCGTCGCTCTCGGTGTCTTCCAGCCAGCGAAAGGGGTCGGCGACCTCGATGCCGTGGTACGAATCGCGGACGTCCGCCTGGTCGGTGACGGGGTACTTCAACGTGGTTGGGGTGACTTGTGCGTTCAAAACAGAAACGGCCGATAGCAGCAAAAGGAGGGACGTGATCGCTCGCGTTGGTTGATTCATGACGTTGGGTTTCACGATTGGAAAGGCGTTGCGATGTAAAGTTCACTTCAGGGGGTGTCGGACTACTTCATTGTCGGTCGCGACTGGTCTATTCTAACCAGATAGCGCCACTTTGACGTCGCCACTCTTGCCGGCGAAGGTAGCTACGTTTTGGCGGCGATTCAAATTGATTGCCAGCACGCTAATGGGAGCGACCGGGGTGAACGCGGCTTGGAGGCGACGATCGCGGTTGCGGCAATGGATGCGGCGTGACTGGTTGAATCGGGACCTGCTGCTGGAGCCCGGCGGACGACTGGCGTCGATGCTGCACCGGTTTCCGTTTGTCGTTGCCAGTGGCTTCGCCGCGTTGGGGGTGGTCTGCGATGCGTGGTGGTATGTGTCGTTGTGGACCAGCATGACGCGTTGGTTGTCGATCGCTGCGGTGGCGGGTTTGTTGCCCCTGGCGATCGAGCGCATGCTGCGCCCCTCGCCGACGGGAGTGCAATGGACCGGCGTGGGAGGATCGGCTCGCGTGGTCCGCTGGACGTGCAATGCGGTCTTGTGGATGTGTTGCTTTGGGGTGTTGCATGCGTGGAGCGAAACATCATATCGCGGCGCGTCGATTCGGGCGTTGGTCGATCAATCCGACCAGCCGATCGTGGTGCGGGGCCGGCTGGATTGTACGGTCTCGCTGCGCCGCAATCCGATTTCATACGGGCGCCGGGGTGATGGCCAATCGCCGTGGCAAAGTCAATTGACGATTGCGCTGGATCAGCGTCGTGTGGGCGACGGTTATGAAGCGATCGACGGCAAGGTGTTGGTTTACGTCGACGGGGATATGAGCGAGTTTCGCCCCGGGGATCGGTTGGAGATCTATGGCTGGCTGCGTTCCTTTGAAGGTCCGACCAACCCTGGCGAAAGCGACCTGCGTCCTTCGTATCGACGCCGCGGGCTGCACGGCCGCATTGAAACGAAACACGCCGGTGCGATCACATTGCTGCAGCCATCGCCCGACCGAATCGCCGCTGCGGTGGCGGGGATCGCCACACGGGGGCGTCAATCGTTGCTGCGTCACACCGACCAGGTGACCGGACCGTTGGCGGTCGCGTTGGTCGTCGGCCAGCGTGAGTTTGTGGACCCGAAGACGCGCGATGCTTTGTTGGCCACCGGCACGGCGCACTTGCTGTCGGTCAGCGGAATGCACTTGGCGATTCTGGTGCTGGTGGTGACCTGGATCGTTTCCGCACTGGGGATTCAGCCGTTCAGCCGCTTTGTGGTGATTGTGGCGGTCAGCGCGTTGTATGTCGCGGTGACGGGCGGCCGCCCGCCGGTGATGCGGGCAGCGATTTTGATTTCAATGCTGTTGTTGTCGACCTGTGTTCGGCGGACATCCCAGCCGATCAATACGTTGGGCGTGGCGGCGTTGCTGTTGATCTTGTTGAACCCGATGAACGTGTTTTCGGTCGGCGTTCATCTGTCGTTCTTGGCGGTGATCACGTTGATGCTGGCCGGACGACCGATCGTGCCGGGGTCGATGCGATCGGAGATGGAATTGCAGCGTGAGAGCGGTTTCCAAGCGATGGTCGACGCGTCGTCCAGCCGCTACGTCCGACACGCCAAAACGGTCGCCCGGT containing:
- a CDS encoding prolyl oligopeptidase family serine peptidase, producing MNQPTRAITSLLLLLSAVSVLNAQVTPTTLKYPVTDQADVRDSYHGIEVADPFRWLEDTESDETEQWVKAQNEVTQAYLQSLPQREPMRQRLEKLWNYERYGVPSRRGERYFYTHNNGLQNQSVLYMADSLSAERQVLIDPNKLSDDGTVALAGTELTRDGSLIAYGLADGGSDWRTWKVRDVATGKDLEDAVHWVKFSSIAWLPDNSGFFYARYDEPDAGSELTGTNENQRLHFHALGTDQSDDPLILKRPDHPKWGFSPVVTDDGRYLVIQNWKGSEPKSQVFVKDLRDADSEIMPLITGFDFEYDFIGSNEDTMYFLTDHQAPRRRVIAVDVNAPQREHWKEVIGESEDVIESVSLFGETFYVDALRDARSHVSRYAIDGSSIGDFDLPGVGTVSGFGGHQDATETFFSFTNYVTPGAIYRVDLTEDSPAEATSLWRQSEIDLDLDAFVTEQIFCDSKDGTKIPIIITRRKDSKLDGTNQTLLYAYGGFNVSLTPVFSPANAAWVDAGGIYAVANLRGGGEYGREWHESGMRLKKQNVFDDFIAAAEHLIDAGYTTSGRLGIRGGSNGGLLVGAVMTQRPDLFGACLPAVGVMDMLRYHKFTIGWAWVTEYGSSDEADQIENLLSYSPLHNLKPGTCYPPTMITTADRDDRVVPGHSFKFAAALQAAQSCDNPTLIRIETRAGHGAGTPVSKQIDQYADLWAFLQANLN
- a CDS encoding ComEC/Rec2 family competence protein, with amino-acid sequence MTSPLLPAKVATFWRRFKLIASTLMGATGVNAAWRRRSRLRQWMRRDWLNRDLLLEPGGRLASMLHRFPFVVASGFAALGVVCDAWWYVSLWTSMTRWLSIAAVAGLLPLAIERMLRPSPTGVQWTGVGGSARVVRWTCNAVLWMCCFGVLHAWSETSYRGASIRALVDQSDQPIVVRGRLDCTVSLRRNPISYGRRGDGQSPWQSQLTIALDQRRVGDGYEAIDGKVLVYVDGDMSEFRPGDRLEIYGWLRSFEGPTNPGESDLRPSYRRRGLHGRIETKHAGAITLLQPSPDRIAAAVAGIATRGRQSLLRHTDQVTGPLAVALVVGQREFVDPKTRDALLATGTAHLLSVSGMHLAILVLVVTWIVSALGIQPFSRFVVIVAVSALYVAVTGGRPPVMRAAILISMLLLSTCVRRTSQPINTLGVAALLLILLNPMNVFSVGVHLSFLAVITLMLAGRPIVPGSMRSEMELQRESGFQAMVDASSSRYVRHAKTVARFFGQMAWLSACVTAVSLPLVWSNFHLVSLVSVLTNVLVWAGLMLALPAGVLTVILDPVHSWLGMIPGTVCHVALRYMWWIIQGTATWPAGHAWLPAPPTAAVGLFYAVMAASLIWRSRRARWFRCGWVLVWGLAVFAISTRVSPLPPSTLEATFIDVGHGTSVIVRTPDERVWLYDCGRMGNHFGTSRDIDTALWSLGVTHLDGVFLSHADADHYNALPAILDRFSVDQIITPPAMLHGGDAALAPVRAAIADHGIPVREVTADEVTADEVTADGIAEEEGGARVVPAGMSVLHPSGHRITGSDNANSMVLRIDHGGGTLLLPGDLEPPGTGALASRPRPPAGGVLMAPHHGSLSMDADVVLAWARPQQTIVSGSRRAARTEVEAMLSVTGSGVHITARSGAIRVRLDDTGKIGIRRWLESPW